GAGTGAATCtgattgaaacttaaaatactgatcaaattggaggatgttgatccggacaatttctacaaaaggtcagatgtaacacaaacaaagagcaacagtttcgagctcaacaagccacaatgtaggactgagaacaggatatGATTtttcacagggttataaacccacggaatcgcctacccgccgaagtcgtAAATGCCAAAAACTCTGCTAACTTTTAAAATCCAATTGGAAAAAAATCATCAGAGCTAATATGGGAACATTTGACAAGACGCCGGCCTCCTGTCCTTGTGCAGGCCACTAGAGTCTTCAGTGACCCCATCAGCCCTCAGGCAATAATAGCATGTGTAACTATTGTTGCTAGTTAGTAGCGGGAATGTTGCAGGGTGATTTTCTTTTGAGTAATTATTTTCATTGATATTCCAGTGTTATTATATTGACATTATTGATTATTATTGCACTTTATGCTCATCTATATCATTATATTTATGATTGCATTATTTGTAGGTTAGATTAAGGAGTGATTGGACGTGATTAATGcaattaaataatatttataCCTGTGAAGGAACGACATTCATTTATAGATACATGAATGTTTGTCTAGCGAGTGGATGATAAGTTCTGAGACGAGGCTGTGCCTTGAATTTTGCATCGATTTATATGATTTTTGATAACATAATTAATATTATTGAGATttaatatgttaatttatatgcGATGAAGTGATACACTAGCCCAAGAAGAAGATTTTGAGCGACTTACTAAGGACTTACATAGATAATTTGTGTGCAAAATTTATATACGCCAgaatatatgtaatataattatatatgtcaGAAGTCAAGTCGGAAGAGGCTGTGGAAAACCAATATTAAAGTAGGCCTCATAGTTCAGTCAGTAGTGTGATATATGTTTGTGATTTTGAATAgttcattatattattattactttagtaAAAGCTGTTAAACTTACTTAAGCTATCATTGCGCCTTCCCGGTGTCCCTGGTGAAGAGTTTGGGTCTGATTAAGATTCTGATATTTTAGGTGGCCAGACCAAAATTCTGATATTAATCTGAAAATATAATTATCGGACTAAGAGGAGGTTTTGGTGGGAGACATTGATTGCAACAAGGAGCAGGGGATAGCTGGCTACATccagcaacagtgtgtgtgtgtacttgacaACAGGCCGTTGGTTGGGATTCTCCCatacactatcttgaggttatcttgagatgatttcggggcttttagtgtccccacggcccggtcctcgaccaggcctccacccccaggaagcagccctgacaactgactaactcccaggtacctatttactgctaggtaacaagggcatcagggtgaaagaaactctgcccatcgtttctcgccggcgcccgggatcgaacccgagaccacaggatcccgcgtccgctcagccaccggcactCTGACCTTAATATTGACCTGCAGGTGCAGAGAGAACAGGTATCTTTCCACAGGAATTTGGGAGAGTACTCGAGGAGAGGAGCACTCACTAGTTAGTTTTATTTTCTTTAATGTAACAGCTCGTGTGTCCCCCCTAATGTTGGACCTGGGACTCCCTAGACGTTTATTAAATCTGGCTGCACTAGCCCTGGTGGTCACATTCACGGACCCCATAGTTGGTTGTATATTTAGACGCATTTGTCTAAATGTACTACCAATAATTGCGGTACATTTAGGCATGTTTGTTACTTTAATTGCAAAAACTAATTACCTAATTAGTCAACTGTCTTATTATCCAACTGTTTAATTCAGGGGTTCTTAACCGTTCTTTGATTACAGATCCCCAGTGGAATATCAAATATATCCCCCAAATGCGTGAGTAAGTCACAATTACATATCTGAAAAATCTTAATTACATGTCTAATTTTGGTCAATTAGATTGCCCAAATATTTAACATTTGAACAGTGAATTATTTAAATTCAAATAAAATAATTCAGCGTTTAATGGACTAATTCTAAATTAAttaaatattacaacaaaaaataaccgccccttcccccccttgtgtggtgttgtgggaaACGAACAAAAAAACCTATAATGCACACCAATGACAGtaagataaataaataataacgttACCCACATCACCCCACACATCTAGGGCTCCCAAGTGCAACACCACCGGAGACATCAGCTGCTATACTAAAAAATATAAAAGTGACTGCTGAGATGGTCCTTCCTTCAAGCACTCGCCCCAGATTCCTGAGGAAAGACAAGCTGTTCTCTCTGCACACACTGTTGCTGGCTGGGTCCTGCTATCGGCTGTTCCCTGTTGCAATCAGTATTCCCTGCCAAAACCTCCTCTTACTCCCACAGTTAGATTATCAGATTAATATCAGAATCTCAGTTTGGCCAGCTAGAGTATAAGAACATTAATCAAACCAAATTCTTTCTCAGGCACACCGGGAAGGAGTAATGATAAGGTAAGTAAGTTTAATAGCATAtactaaagtaataataataatataatgaacTATTCAAAATCACAAAAACAAATTTTACACTATTGACTGAACTATGAGGTCTACTTTAATTTGATTTTCCACAGCTTCTTCCGGCTTGACTTCTGGCAGCCTTGTATATAATAAAGTTTGTACACAATTATCATTGTAAGTCCTCCTCTTAGTAAGTCACTCAAAAGCCTCTTCTTGACCAGTGTATCACTTCACATATAAATGCACGTATTAAATCTCAATAACATTAATCATGTTATCAAAATCATAGAAATCAATGCAAAATTAAAAACACAGCCTCGTCTCAAAATTGACCATCCATTCGCTAGACAAACATTTGTATCTATAAATTTATTTCATTCCTACACAGGCATACATTTTCTTTCATTGTGTTAATCACGTGCAATCATTCAGTATTTCATACCTACATATAAtgccatacatatatatacacattaaatGCAAGTGATCAAATGTAAAAATCAACTTCCGGCATTTCCCAGGTAGCCTAGGGAAATACCTGCTACCCTCCATTAGTTGGTTATAAACCTATAGGTTTGTGGACTATTGTCAGAATTGCCTCGTTTAGCTATACACCATTAAACTCCGTTTATCACTCCTAATGTGACACCAATAATCCACATTTATACCAGTCGATTTCTTAATTCAAGTATTCGGCTGGAAACTGTTCTTGCCGCTGGCCCGCGGACCTCAGTCTCCGCCGACCTTCGTCGCGGTCGCACTGCGTCCTCTGGATTACTGAAGGCCTGCGAATTTCAACACAAACCACTGCCTGTCAACAAATTACAATTAGACCTGGAATGCGTGTGCATATACCTTACACTTAAGTTCGAGGGACACACCTCACACGTGATCTATCGAAATagatccccgtggcgcagtggtaaagcagtCGCCCGGCACTTCGCGAGTGCTTTGGCTtagattcgtatcctggccggggagaattgactgggcgccaatccttaactgtagcctctgttcagcgagcagtgaatgggtacctggttgttaaactattTGTGAAGTCATATTCtgaggaaaattaggattaaggacctgcccgaaacgctatgcgtgctagtggctttacaagaatgtaagaactcttgtacatataaaatataaaaaatacacaTTAATCCACTCATTGTTACTGTTATTCAATACAAGAGCCCTCACCTGGCTGTCGGGGGCTTTGAACACTGGCCCGTGCTATAATGACCCGAGCCTCACACGATCGGCCGGGGCTCTAAGCTCTTGGTCTCCAATTTCTGATACTATATAGGCCGGTTTCTACAACCGTCTTAACTGTTGCTACTAAAATACACGCCGGTTCCCACAACCGCGCCACTGGCACATAAATATCACTGTTACTGTGAAGGGCCGGTTCTCACATAACCGGCCGGGGCCTTATATAATACTGTATCATTATAGGGCCAACCTCCTGTTGCCCAGGTCTACTGTACTGGTCCCTTAACTCTGTAAATGTTCACTTAAAGATGCTAGTGCCCGTCCTTACCTTCAGGGCACCTATAGACCAAACTGACATACTGGTTTGTTCTTTTGGGTCGGGCCTGCGTACACGGCTTCTGGCTGACAATATCCGGCCAGCAGTAGCGGAGCGACAGGTGGCAGGAGTACTTGTGACCTTTCAGAGTCTCGGGAGTAAAGTGACCTGCCTCCGCCAATCTCCTCTTGCTTTACTTGCGCGACGTCACTATCCTGGTTCGCACTGATTGGTTCTAACATGTAGTATCGGCTTGGTAGCCATGACAACCTGGTGTCTTGAGCTTCTAGAAGCTCTGGCGACGTCACTGCACCTGGTGTCCTCTCCGAGACCTCTTGACCGTATAATCATCTCTTTAATATTGAAACATTGGCACTCATGCTACCTAATTTCCTCTGAATAAAATATACCGGCACGAatgaataaacaaataaatggctATCGAATGGGAACACTTCTCACAGAGGAGGGGTCCCAGACTCTCACAGAGGAGGGGTCCCAGACTCTCACAGAGGAAGGGTCCCAGACTCTCACAGAGGAGGGGTCCCAGACTCTCACAGAGGAAGGGTCCCAGACTCTCACAGAGGAGGGGTCCCAGACTCTCACAGAGGAGGGGTCCCAGACTCTCACAGAGGAGGGGTCCCAGACTCTCACAGAGGAGGGGTCCCAGACTCTCACAGAGGAGGGGTCCCAGACTCTCACAGAGGAGGGGTCCCAGACTCTCACAGAGGAGGGGTCCCAGACTCTCACAGAGGAGGGGTCCCAGACTCTCACAGAGGAGGGGTCCCAGACTCTCACAGAGGAGGGGTCCCAGACTCTCACAGAGGAAGGGTCCCAGACTCTCACAGAGGAAGGGTCCCAGACTCTCACAGAGGAGGGGTCCCAAACTCTCACAGAGGAGGGGTCCCAGACTCTCACAGAGGAAGGGTCCCAGACTCTCACAGAGGAAGGGTCCCAGACTCACAGAGGAGGGGTCCCAGACTCTCACAGAGGAGGGGTCCCAGACTCTCACAGAGGAGGGGTCCCAGACTCTCACAGAGGAGGGGTCCCAGACTCTCACAGAGGAAGGGTCCCAGACTCTCACAGAGGAAGGGTCCCAGACTCTCACAGAGGAGGGGTCCCAGACTCTCACAGAGGAGGGGTCCCAGACTCTCACAGAGGAAGGGTCCCAGACTCACAGAGGAGGGGTCCCAGACTCTCACAGAGGAGGGGTCCCAGACTCTCACAGAGGAAGGGTCCCAGACTCTCACAGAGGAGGGGTCTCAGACTCTCACAGAGGAGGGGGTCCCAGACTCACACATAGGAGGGGGGTCCCAGACTCACAGAGGAGGGGTCCCAGACTCACAGAGGAGGGGTCCCAGACTCTCACAGAGGAGGGGTCCCAGACTCTCACAGAGGAGGGGTCCCAGACTCTCACAGAGGAGGGGTCCCAGACTCTCACAGAGGAGGGGTCCCAGACTCACAGAGGAGGGGTCCTAGACTCACAGAGGAGGGGTCCCAGACTCACAGAGGAGGGGTCCCAGACTCTCACAGAGGAGGGGTCCCAGACTCTCACAGAGGAGGGGTCCCAGACTCTCACAGAGGAGGGGTCCCAGACTCTCACAGAGGAGGGGTCCCAGACTCTCACAGAGGAGGGGTCCCAGACTCACAGAGGAGGGGTCCCAGACTCTCACAGGGGAGGGGGTCCCAGACTCTCACAGAGGAGGGGTCCCAGACTCTCACAGAGGAGGGGTCCCAAACTCACAGAGGAGGGGTCCTAGACTCACAGAGGAGGGGTCCCAGACTCACAGAGGAGGGGTCCCAGACTCACACAGAGGAGGGGTCCCAGACTCACAGAGAGGAGGGGTCCCAGACTCACAGAGGAGGGGTCCCAGACTCTCACAGAGGAGGGGTCCCAGACTCTCACAGAGGAGGGGTCCTAGACACAGAGGAGGGGTCCTAGACTCACAGAGGAGGGGTCCTAGACTCACAGAGGAGGAGTCCCAGACTCTCACAGAGGAGGGGTCCCAGACTCTCACAGAGGAGGGGTCCCAGACTCACAGAGGAGGAGTCCCAGACTCACAGAGGAGGGGTCCTAGACTCACAGAGGAGGGGTCCTAGGCTCACAGAGGAGGGGTCCTAGACTCACAGAGGAGGGGTCCCAGACTCTCACAGAGGAAGGGTCCCAGACTCTCACAGAGGAGGGGTCCCAGACTCACACAGAGAAGGGGTCCCAGACTCACACAGAGGAGGGGTCCTAGACTCACAGAGGAGGGGTCCTAGACTCACAGAGGAGGGGTCCCAGACTCTCACAGAGGAGGGGTCCCAGACTCTCACAGAGGAGGGGTCCCAGACTCACACAGAGGAGGGGTCCCAGACTCTCACAGAGGAGGGGTCCCAGACTCACAGAGGAGGGGTCCCAGACTCACAGAGGAGGGGTCCCAGACTCACAGAGGAGGGGTCCCATTTTATGTTCCATCTGGAATCAAAACATAACATAATTGTGTAATTAGGCAGTTGAATAATACACAATTTTGTAATTAGAAGTTGAGTAATTTCAGTTGATTAATTGAACAGTTGAGTAATAACAGAGTTTCATTATATAGTTCAGTATTTAAACActtggggaggattgactaggcaccaatctttaactgtacgcctctgttcacccagcagtgaatgggtacctggttgttgaacgttttggcgggtcgtattcaagggggaaaattaagattaaggtctTGCCTGAGacgctatgcgtgctggtggctgtacaagaatgtaaagtaTGAGGAGGGGTAATTAGGAGAGAGGTGCTAGACTCACCTGCACGGCATTCGCGCCGCCCTCGGCTCGGTAGGCGACCAGTTTAGGAGGAGGTGTGAGTGCCTGGTGTAGAGAGAGAGCCTCCGTcgtcgccgccgccgccgccgacaGAGAGCGcagggagagtgaggaggaggagccGGCCAGGTTGACCACACTCTCGGCGCTCACGATGGCGTGCGGCGGGGGCGGTGATCCGGTCCTCGGGGCAGTGTGGAGGGTGATGCGAGGCTGCGACAGCTCCAGTAGAGGATTGGAAGGCTTGTACACCACACGATCCTGTTCCTCGCCGCTCTCGCTGGCCGACACGCTGCCTCGCCGCACCTCGAATGCGTCGCCGGACTCATCCCGCCGGAGACCGGACGGCGGTGGCGACCCGATAAATCGGGCGGACAGATCGCGCTCCAGTGGACTCGCCTGAGGATTCACACGCTACATTACtcaccccgtcctcatcaacaatgggCCAAATGTTCATCCCATGCAGCCACCAAATCCCATGTTGACGAATGTGAAAGACTTTTTACACTcttctcacaactgatgacgttcgaacatttctcaagTATTCTTTGCTGACGACCTCTGTTTGCATTGCAATTCTGAATTCtttacccacgtacttcaaattgaAATATTTGCCAACAAAACCTAAATCCCTAACTTAACATACGTCTAAATATGTAAATATGCTATTATATAATTCTATTTTataatgagaaaattcctattttgaataaaCACCACGATTAAAATTGGTGTAggcgtctttggggtcggccgctggatggaatgaacattgCCTGAGGACGAGTTGACGGTACTATATCTCCCACACATGTGGCATATCGTAGGAATTTTTTCACATATGTCCCAGAACACAGAATTTGTGGAACAGTGAACAGATCTTGAACAAACCCGCCTGAGACCTTTGGCTGTTCTGACATTGTAGCAAAACAAAGGATGAGAAAATAACAGCATTTAGTACTCTAccctccaccctctccctcactctcacctccaccctctccctcactctcacctccaccctctccctcactctcacctccaccctctccctcactctcacctccaccctctaacactccctcactctaccctccaccctctaacactccctcactctaccctccaccttcTAACACTCCCTTACTCTACCCTCCACCTtctaacactccctcactcacactcccaccctcctaacactccctcactcacactcccaccctctaacactccctcactctaccctccaccttctaacactccctcactcacactcccaccctcttaacactccctcactctcacctccaccttcTAACACTCCCTCACTTTCTCGTCCGCCCTcaaacacactccctcaccctcactctctcgtccactccactctctccaacctctaacactctcctcctcctcctcctcctccttcctctaacACTCTCCTCctaacactccctcactctctcctccaCCCTGCTAACGCTCTCTTACTCCGCCTCCCCCTGGGAGCCTGCAGGTACCTGTATGAGCGGGCTGCGCGGCTTCTGGTGGAGGGGCGGGAGGTTCCTGGGCTTGCGTCGCTGCTCCTCGGCGGAGGGTCGTCCTCCACCCATCACATGGTCCTCCTCCAGCGACCTGAGGGCGACACTCACCCCAGTTAGgtggcttacacacacacacacatggaatgcattaggcagtgatgtggtggaggcagaatcCATACACATTCTCAAATGTGTATGAATAGATgtatgtgtattatattgaatagatgtatgtatattatatataaatgtatattatagagcccagtaggctcagaaatctgtacaccagttggtggacatttgagagccgggaccaaagagccagagctcaacccccgcaagcttaactaggtgagcacagctaggtgagcacACAAATGTCAGTGAAGGGATATTGGAAGTGACTAAAAAGGGAAGATTCTTAACGAATAAAAGGGTGAACAGACACGTGGAGTAGAGATTTACCCTGACCAGAAGAGTTAGGGCGATGATTTGGGCGGGAAACGTCTGGCTGTAACTTGGGCTCCTCACCTGCGAGTTAATTTTTAACTTCTCCAAAGCTCATTGAACACCTATACTGGACCTGACGTATTTGGCTAAGGTTGACTTAGCATCCTTAGAGGCAGAGAGGAAAGAAAAACAAATGATTTAAGCAGCAATATATTGTCCATATGGGCATgctgaaagggagggggggggggggaatgggggtttgatggagggggagagttggggggggggatgttgaaggttaggggagggaggggagaagggggggtggtTGTTGTCCCATGTTGTGAGATTATAAAAATATTCTTCAACGTTTTAGATTTAGGGAAGGGGAGTGAGAATAGTGTTGAAGATTtattatggtggggtgtggtgatggtggtgattgtggtaggggtggtggtggttgtggtaggggtggtggtggtaggggaaggGATGGTGGTAGGggaagggatggtggtggtggtaggggtaggaatggtggtggtggtgattgtggtatgggtggtggtggtagggagggaTGAAGGTTGACAGAGGaagaaaggagggagagagagagagagagagacgagagatgatgtagggggggggggatgaagattACTTAAGGTGGTAGTGTTTTGTCACACAATCGACCAACCAGTTAAAAATGCAACTCATCAGTATAGCCTAAAACATTgacacgttttctatgcatcgaccTCGAATTGATGGGCGGAGGTTGCTTAGATGCACACGCTTCTGGTTAAGCAGAACAGTTGCATTTTGTACGGAGTGACCAATCGTGAGAACGAGCTGAAGAgaccgggaggaggggagggttgggggtgtaGGGAGGTTGGGGGACAGTGAGGGTTGACTGAAGCCGGGGAGGATAGGTTGTAGAGTCAGCGACGCGGGAGGTggcagccaccacaaccacccccccccccccaaccccaccactaccaccaccactaactgcatCACAAAGGCGGTATTGACAGTATTTCCATCGACGTATTCATGAGTCATTGTTTTTCAGTGATGAACTTTATCAAGTCTAATTATAGGGCTAGACTTGCTGACGTAGCTATAGTCTAGCGTGCACAGcgctccccacaaccacactctcaAGCCTCATACACCAGTCCGTTCTCCACCAGAGGACCAAAAATGGAAATGGGAAcaacagtacgtcaatttcgccagccgcttccattttctagcttgcgggggttgagctctggctctttggtcccgcctctcaactgtcaatcaactggtgtacagattcttgagcctactgggctctgtcatatctacatttgaaattgtgtatggagtcagcctccaccacatcactgcctaatgcattccatctgttaactactctgacactgaaaaaggctcatttgggtactcggtttccacccggTGTCCCCggtgttcgcataccacccgtgttaaacggtttatctttatctaccctgtcaattcttgagaattttgtacgtagtgatcatatcttcccttactcttctgtcttccagtgtcgtgcatttcccgcagcctttcctcgtaactcatgcctcttagttttgggactagcctagtggcatacctctgaactttttcaagcttcgccttgtgcttgacaaggtacgggctctatgctggggccgcatactccatgattggtcttacatatgtggtatacaaggttctgactgatcccttacacaggttcctgaaggcagttctgatgttagccagcctcgcatacgctgcagatgttattcttttgatgtgggcttcaggagacaggtttggtgtgatatcaactcccagatctttctctctgtccgtttcatgaaggacttcctcccacattcggtatcctgtgtctggcctcctgtttccgctGCTTGGTTTCATTACCATACATTACTCGGGTTAaaccttagtagccatttgttggaccattcattcagtctgtctaggtcattttgtagcctcatattatcttcctccgtcttaatcctcctcataatttttgcatcatcagcaaacaatgagaggaatgattctataccatctggaagatcatttatatatataagaaacagtatgggtccaaagactgaaccctgcgggactccactggtgacgtctcgcccatCTGAGACCTCACACAGTGATTCGCTGtcatctgttacttaggtactctgttatccaatggagtaccttccctttcactcctgcctgtatctctagctttcgcactagtctctggtatggaactgtgttaaaggctttctggcaatcctaaaatatgtagtctgcccaccccctctctttcttgtctgatgcttgttgcctgattgtagaattcaattaattctgtgaggcatgacttgccatccctgaaacatgTTTGTGTTGTGTCATACGaaaactaggtcgagtctcgctggttcatcgcttcccctcattcttgtgggttccctgatctATGCTGGCTTAAAAATGTTTCTTGTTGtcacctccagtagtttagctctccatgtttcctctccttCATGCggatccttgttctcccagtctatccttccatgattgaagtcacccatgatgagcagatgggatcgaattctacaggcagcagaggctgccctctcaattatattgttaactgccatgttgttgttgtcatactcttgcctgggtcttctgtcgtttggtggagagttttatatcactgctactactactactcttggtcctcccatcatcatggtgcctgttatgtagtctctaaacccttcccagcctgggataaccatctccttgaaactccattcctttctcatgagtagggccactccacctcctccccttctctccctctctttccttattacagtgtattcctgggggaacactgcatttgttatgattcctgagagttttgtttccgtgagacCAATTACATCTGGATTTACTTCTTGtgatctttccctaagttcatttGCTTCTCGTTGGTTATAAGATAAAATACTGTTTATAAATTATGTTATTTTCCAATTCCAATATTTTACAATTATACTTCTATAAGTAGACAAAATAAAAATAGAACTCTGTTATACTTCTATAAAtaaaaaaacatatataaataattaagcaACCGGACTCATTTTCCTTCAAAGAGTTCATTGTTATTGTTACTAATGCATTAATTTTACTTCTTGGGAATTACTagttattaataatatataactcCTAAAACTGTATAACATTTAAAATAATTCAGAAGAATTGTTGTTATCTGCCCATTCTCTTCAGGGTGCTTCCAACCATGTTGTTATCTTCCtctttaaatacaaatataattacaaaaaaatataatCTGTGGCTCAAAATTCCCATGGGTCCgagagataattttttttttagaggATTATCGAAAATTTGAGGCTCACACCCCTCCAAACGTTCGCCACACCTGGGCTAGCTTAACTtccgaccctccccaggatgcaacccacaacagctggctaactcctgggtaccctaCTTTACTACAAGGTTAACAGCGGCATCGGTGAAAGGCAAAGTCAAATCCCAGCCAGTTCTGTCCCAACCCCGGGATCCTCGAGTGTGAGTCAAGGATGTAGACCACTGTGCCACGCATCTTCTGTTATGGGTTCCTTCCCTACACCAATGGCAAACACtctaacgacaaggccgacgggtacttatcaactgggtggcaAGTCATGtgagaataataggaaatgacattgcagacgaagctgcaaaattaTTTCCCACACAAAACAACCTGGTATACGGGAGAcagaaggtgttaaacacacTGGACACGACCCTATACAAGCCAACAtaagagtcataaacactcagccACCGCTTGAGTGAGACAGAAACGAGTAACACTTggtaggccagccagaggctcagggaCCACGCTCGTATATTCCTACAAAAAACATATAATGGTCATGGTGGGACAAGGAAGTGGAGGGGTGAGGTTATGGATCGGGTGAAGGGGGGTTGAGATGGGGGCATGGGGTGAGGgcttggggtgagggctgggggtgAGGGCTTGGGGTGAGGGTACTTacagaggagatggagagagttgggaggggggagtgagaggCAAACTGAAGGGATGGataatgaaagagagagagcaggg
This genomic window from Procambarus clarkii isolate CNS0578487 chromosome 1, FALCON_Pclarkii_2.0, whole genome shotgun sequence contains:
- the LOC123746095 gene encoding uncharacterized protein, with the protein product MGGGRPSAEEQRRKPRNLPPLHQKPRSPLIQASPLERDLSARFIGSPPPSGLRRDESGDAFEVRRGSVSASESGEEQDRVVYKPSNPLLELSQPRITLHTAPRTGSPPPPHAIVSAESVVNLAGSSSSLSLRSLSAAAAATTEALSLHQALTPPPKLVAYRAEGGANAVQEWVADEAGVGLASPPRKSSSPSIRDLPSPVMGPHAFNRPPPPAQTARRTRSTVKLSPINK